One Chanodichthys erythropterus isolate Z2021 chromosome 10, ASM2448905v1, whole genome shotgun sequence DNA segment encodes these proteins:
- the matk gene encoding megakaryocyte-associated tyrosine-protein kinase isoform X2 produces the protein MAMNWTAGTQCVAKKENRKPKAGEILYHKGDILTLVGPGTRKGEYRARHNTTGDEGLVSGSNFREREALCIDPKLSLMPWFHGKISGLQAVCKLKPMDDGLFLVRESVRHPGDFVLCVCFHQKVFHYRVIFQNNKLTIDNKEFFYNLIDMIEFYSRNRGAIATVLLKPKKKEGTKSAETKLLKSGWLLDLSKLTLGEVIGEGEFGAVFEGEYAGQRVAVKNIKCDVTAQAFLEETSVMTNLHHKNLVQLLGVILHNGLHIVTELMTKGNLVNFLRTRGRFAVSETQLLRFALDVCEGMEHLESKKLLHRDLAGRNILVSEDGVAKISDFGLAKVSSTATDNSKLPIKWTAPEALKSKKFSTQSDVWSYGVLLWEIFSFGRQPYPKMTVSDVRERVDQGYRMEPPDECPPDVYAIMMSCWETDPKKRPSFHKLRDRLEKELSKHHT, from the exons ATGGCCATG AACTGGACGGCAGGTACGCAGTGCGTCGCCAAAAAGGAGAACCGCAAACCTAAAGCTGGGGAAATACTGTATCACAAAGGCGACATCTTGACTCTCGTGGGGCCTGGAACG agAAAAGGAGAATACAGAGCCAGACATAACACAACAGGAGATGAAGGGCTGGTTTCGGGTTCAAACTTCAGAGAAAGGGAAGCACTCTGTATAGACCCAAAATTGAGCCTTATGCC ATGGTTTCACGGCAAGATATCAGGACTGCAAGCCGTCTGCAAACTCAAGCCCATGGACGACGGGCTTTTCTTGGTGCGAGAGTCCGTTCGGCACCCCGGCGATTTTGTGCTGTGCGTCTGCTTTCACCAGAAGGTCTTCCACTACCGGGTCATCTTCCAAAACAACAAACTGACCATCGACAACAAGGAGTTCTTCTACAACCTCATTGACATGATAGAG TTTTACAGCAGAAATCGAGGCGCCATTGCTACTGTTCTGCTGAAACCCAAGAAGAAGGAAGGAACTAAATCTGCCGAGACGAAGCTGTTGAAAT CTGGCTGGCTTCTGGATCTCTCGAAGTTGACGTTAGGAGAGGTCATCGGAGAGGGCGAGTTCGGTG CCGTGTTCGAGGGCGAATACGCAGGTCAGAGAGTCGCTGTGAAGAACATCAAATGTGACGTAACCGCTCAGGCCTTCCTCGAAGAGACATCGGTCATGAC AAATCTCCATCATAAGAATCTGGTGCAGTTATTAGGGGTGATTCTTCACAACGGACTTCACATCGTCACAGAGTTAATGACGAAG GGCAATCTGGTGAATTTCCTCCGCACACGAGGACGCTTCGCCGTCAGTGAGACTCAGCTGCTGCGCTTCGCACT AGATGTTTGTGAAGGTATGGAGCACCTGGAGTCAAAGAAGCTCCTGCACCGAGACCTCGCCGGACGCAACATCCTCGTGTCGGAGGACGGCGTCGCCAAAATCAGCGATTTCGGACTGGCCAAGGTCAGTTCAACAGCAACCGACAACTCAAAGTTACCCATCAAGTGGACGGCACCCGAAGCCCTGAAGAGCAAG AAGTTCTCCACTCAGTCAGACGTGTGGAGTTATGGAGTGCTGCTGTGGGAGATCTTCTCCTTCGGCCGGCAGCCGTATCCCAAGATG ACGGTGAGTGATGTGAGGGAGCGCGTGGATCAGGGATACCGCATGGAGCCGCCGGACGAATGTCCTCCTGACGTCTACGCCATCATGATGTCCTGCTGGGAGACGGACCCCAAGAAGAGACCGTCCTTCCACAAACTCAGGGACAGACTGGAGAAAGAGCTGAGCAAACACCACACCTGA
- the matk gene encoding megakaryocyte-associated tyrosine-protein kinase isoform X1, with amino-acid sequence MAMKNWTAGTQCVAKKENRKPKAGEILYHKGDILTLVGPGTRKGEYRARHNTTGDEGLVSGSNFREREALCIDPKLSLMPWFHGKISGLQAVCKLKPMDDGLFLVRESVRHPGDFVLCVCFHQKVFHYRVIFQNNKLTIDNKEFFYNLIDMIEFYSRNRGAIATVLLKPKKKEGTKSAETKLLKSGWLLDLSKLTLGEVIGEGEFGAVFEGEYAGQRVAVKNIKCDVTAQAFLEETSVMTNLHHKNLVQLLGVILHNGLHIVTELMTKGNLVNFLRTRGRFAVSETQLLRFALDVCEGMEHLESKKLLHRDLAGRNILVSEDGVAKISDFGLAKVSSTATDNSKLPIKWTAPEALKSKKFSTQSDVWSYGVLLWEIFSFGRQPYPKMTVSDVRERVDQGYRMEPPDECPPDVYAIMMSCWETDPKKRPSFHKLRDRLEKELSKHHT; translated from the exons ATGGCCATG AAGAACTGGACGGCAGGTACGCAGTGCGTCGCCAAAAAGGAGAACCGCAAACCTAAAGCTGGGGAAATACTGTATCACAAAGGCGACATCTTGACTCTCGTGGGGCCTGGAACG agAAAAGGAGAATACAGAGCCAGACATAACACAACAGGAGATGAAGGGCTGGTTTCGGGTTCAAACTTCAGAGAAAGGGAAGCACTCTGTATAGACCCAAAATTGAGCCTTATGCC ATGGTTTCACGGCAAGATATCAGGACTGCAAGCCGTCTGCAAACTCAAGCCCATGGACGACGGGCTTTTCTTGGTGCGAGAGTCCGTTCGGCACCCCGGCGATTTTGTGCTGTGCGTCTGCTTTCACCAGAAGGTCTTCCACTACCGGGTCATCTTCCAAAACAACAAACTGACCATCGACAACAAGGAGTTCTTCTACAACCTCATTGACATGATAGAG TTTTACAGCAGAAATCGAGGCGCCATTGCTACTGTTCTGCTGAAACCCAAGAAGAAGGAAGGAACTAAATCTGCCGAGACGAAGCTGTTGAAAT CTGGCTGGCTTCTGGATCTCTCGAAGTTGACGTTAGGAGAGGTCATCGGAGAGGGCGAGTTCGGTG CCGTGTTCGAGGGCGAATACGCAGGTCAGAGAGTCGCTGTGAAGAACATCAAATGTGACGTAACCGCTCAGGCCTTCCTCGAAGAGACATCGGTCATGAC AAATCTCCATCATAAGAATCTGGTGCAGTTATTAGGGGTGATTCTTCACAACGGACTTCACATCGTCACAGAGTTAATGACGAAG GGCAATCTGGTGAATTTCCTCCGCACACGAGGACGCTTCGCCGTCAGTGAGACTCAGCTGCTGCGCTTCGCACT AGATGTTTGTGAAGGTATGGAGCACCTGGAGTCAAAGAAGCTCCTGCACCGAGACCTCGCCGGACGCAACATCCTCGTGTCGGAGGACGGCGTCGCCAAAATCAGCGATTTCGGACTGGCCAAGGTCAGTTCAACAGCAACCGACAACTCAAAGTTACCCATCAAGTGGACGGCACCCGAAGCCCTGAAGAGCAAG AAGTTCTCCACTCAGTCAGACGTGTGGAGTTATGGAGTGCTGCTGTGGGAGATCTTCTCCTTCGGCCGGCAGCCGTATCCCAAGATG ACGGTGAGTGATGTGAGGGAGCGCGTGGATCAGGGATACCGCATGGAGCCGCCGGACGAATGTCCTCCTGACGTCTACGCCATCATGATGTCCTGCTGGGAGACGGACCCCAAGAAGAGACCGTCCTTCCACAAACTCAGGGACAGACTGGAGAAAGAGCTGAGCAAACACCACACCTGA